The Anguilla anguilla isolate fAngAng1 chromosome 4, fAngAng1.pri, whole genome shotgun sequence genome has a window encoding:
- the LOC118226069 gene encoding TGF-beta receptor type-1-like: MDAVPCCLALMVLLVGTGMQETHALQCYCPHCLNSTCNTDGLCFVSVKRSGAKFTTQMMMCLSEKELIPRDRPFACAPSTKDDIGVYPMCCSTDLCNKYPNITALPPPAPPEKPLPLGPVALAALIAGPVCVLCFVLLLLFYICQRRPVVHQRVPNEEDPSMDHPFISVGTTLKDLIYDMTTSGSGSGLPLLVQRTIARTIILQESIGKGRFGEVWRGKWRGEEVAVKIFSSREERSWFREAEIYQTVMLRHEDILGFIAADNKDNGTWTQLWLVSDYHEHGSLFDYLNRYTVTVEGMIKLALSTSSGLAHLHMEIVGTQGKPAIAHRDLKSKNILVKKNGTCCIADLGLAVRHDSATDTIDIAPNHRVGTKRYMAPEVLDDSINMKHFESFKRADIYAMGLVFWEISSRCSIGGIHEDYQLPYYDLVQSDPSVEEMRKVVCEQKLRPNIPNRWQSCEALRVMAKIMRECWYANGAARLTALRIKKTLSQLSQQEGIKM, translated from the exons ccttACAGTGCTACTGCCCCCATTGCTTGAACTCCACCTGCAACACGGATGGGCTCTGCTTCGTTTCCGTCAAGAGGTCGGGGGCCAAATTCACCACCCAGATGATGATGTGCCTGTCGGAGAAGGAGCTCATCCCCCGCGACCGACCCTTCGCCTGCGCGCCCTCCACGAAAGACGACATCGGGGTGTACCCCATGTGCTGCAGCACGGACCTCTGCAACAAGTACCCCAACATCACAG ctctccctcctccagctcccccaGAGAAGCCCCTCCCGCTGGGGCCGGTGGCGCTGGCGGCGCTGATCGCGGGCCCCGTGTGCGTGCTCTGCTtcgtcctgctgctgctcttctaCATCTGCCAGCGCCGGCCCGTGGTGCACCAGCGCGTGCCCAACGAGGAGGACCCCTCCATGGACCACCCCTTCATCTCCGTGGGAACCACGCTCAAAGACCTCATCTACGACATGACCACCTCCGGCTCGGGCTCAG gtctccccctgctggtgcagAGGACCATCGCCAGGACCATCATCCTCCAGGAGAGCATCGGGAAGGGGCGCTTCGGGGAGGTGTGGCGGGGCAAGTGGCGCGGCGAGGAGGTGGCGGTGAAGATCTTCTCCTCCCGGGAGGAGCGCTCCTGGTTCCGCGAGGCCGAGATCTACCAGACCGTCATGCTGCGTCACGAGGACATCCTGGGGTTCATCGCCGCGGACAACAAAG atAACGGCACGTGGACGCAGCTGTGGCTGGTGTCGGACTACCACGAGCACGGCTCGCTCTTCGACTACCTGAACCGCTACACGGTCACGGTGGAGGGCATGATCAAGCTGGCCCTGTCCACCTCCAGCGGGCTGGCCCACCTGCACATGGAGATCGTGGGGACGCAAG GCAAGCCGGCCATCGCCCACCGCGACCTCAAGTCCAAGAACATCCTGGTGAAGAAGAACGGCACGTGCTGCATCGCCGACCTGGGCCTGGCCGTCCGCCACGACTCGGCCACCGACACCATCGACATCGCCCCCAACCACAGGGTGGGGACCAAGAG GTATATGGCACCAGAGGTCCTGGATGACTCTATAAATATGAAGCATTTCGAGTCGTTCAAGAGGGCGGACATATACGCCATGGGCTTGGTATTCTGGGAAATCTCGAGCAGGTGTTCCATTGGAG GCATCCACGAGGACTACCAGCTGCCCTACTATGACCTGGTGCAGTCGGACCCCTCGGTGGAGGAGATGAGGAAGGTGGTCTGCGAGCAGAAGCTGCGGCCCAACATTCCCAACCGGTGGCAGAGCTGCGAG gCTCTGCGGGTGATGGCCAAGATCATGAGGGAGTGCTGGTACGCCAACGGGGCGGCCCGGCTCACCGCGCTGCGCATCAAGAAGACCCTGTCCCAGCTGAGCCAGCAGGAGGGCATCAAGATGTAg